The Symphalangus syndactylus isolate Jambi chromosome 23, NHGRI_mSymSyn1-v2.1_pri, whole genome shotgun sequence genome has a window encoding:
- the IER3 gene encoding radiation-inducible immediate-early gene IEX-1, with protein sequence MCHSRSCHPTVTILQAPTPAPSTNPGPRRGSGPEIFTFDPLPEPAAAPAGRPSASRGHRKRSRRVLYPRVVRRQLPVEEPNPAKRLLFLLLTIVFCQILMAEEGVPAPLPLEDTPSAASPAPTPVPPVLEPFNLTSEPSDYALDLSTFLQQHPAAF encoded by the exons ATGTGTCACTCTCGTAGCTGCCACCCGACCGTGACCATCCTGCAGGCCCCGACCCCGGCCCCCTCCACCAACCCGGGACCCCGGCGGGGCTCCGGTCCTGAGATCTTCACCTTCGACCCTCTCCCGGAGCCCGCAGCGGCCCCTGCCGGGCGCCCCAGCGCCTCTCGCGGGCACCGAAAGCGCAGCCGCAGGGTTCTCTACCCTCGAGTG GTCCGGCGCCAGCTGCCAGTCGAGGAACCGAACCCAGCCAAAAGGCTTCTCTTTCTGCTGCTCACCATCGTCTTCTGCCAGATCCTGATGGCTGAAGAGGGTGTGCCGGCGCCCCTGCCTCTGGAGGACACCCCCAGCGCCGCATCCCCGGCGCCCACCCCTGTGCCCCCCGTCCTCGAGCCCTTTAATCTGACTTCGGAGCCCTCGGACTACGCTCTGGACCTCAGCACTTTCCTCCAGCAACACCCGGCCGCCTTCTAA